Proteins co-encoded in one Bombus pyrosoma isolate SC7728 linkage group LG4, ASM1482585v1, whole genome shotgun sequence genomic window:
- the LOC122566742 gene encoding E3 ubiquitin-protein ligase HECTD1 isoform X4: MEYCAQRYVSLYFQFEVYLGNWCYKTYKMADVDPETLLEWLSMGQGDERDMQLIALEQLCMLLLMSDNVDRCFECCPPRTFLPALCRIFLDELAPDSVLEVTARAITYYFDLSPECIRRVIAMEGAVKAICSRLSGAGLGSRTSRDLAEQCIKALELVCAREAGAVLEAGGLPCALCFIREHGALVHRDTLHSAMAVVTRLCGKVEPQDKSLPDCVEALSMLLRHEDAHVADGALRCFASLADRFSRRNTDPAPLASHGLVSELLYRLSNAAGPGTSIATTSGNPKTPPPSSTATTLPTPEANSCASVSTIISLLSTLCRGSPSITHDLLRSELPDAIEKALKGDERCALDSMRLVDLLLVLLFEGRSALGRNTSGGPSGPVLPRFRRPESAGEKSHRQLIDCIRSKDTDALIEAIDSGGIGVNFMDDVGQTLLNWASAFGTQEMVEFLCDRGADVNKGQRSSSLHYAACFGRPAIAKVLLRHGANPDLRDEDGKTPLDKARERVDEGHREVAAILQSPGEWMLPNQEHRKPETEAEFTEPKGDPEMAPVYLKRLLPVFCATFQSSMLPSIRKASLSLIRKMVHYIQPELLIETCGSDRMGSCGAMLVEVIANVLDNEELEIKAPSPPPPPLKPIIGPKLRCLASRKSSSSLNYIVDKTEDEDGHLVVLQMIQDLMIKGKDEFLEHFARLGVFSKVAALAGPQEAVPEPEAESNQSEEQRMEDARELLIGRAYHWRDWCICRGRDCLYVWSDAAALELSNGSNGWFRFILDGKLATMYSSGSPEGGTDTSGKGRNTESLTTEENRGEFLEKLQRARSQVKPNSASQPVLSRPGTTRLVVGNWALSSRKESELCIHNSDGQQQATILREDLPGFIFESNRGTKHSFTAETSLGPEFAAGWAGKRGKRLRSKIEAIKQKVKVQAQDIYECYFKAAQAQPRGVVAKLGAIVSQIEKACQKQQSGNREWRNILQSALEELKDLLNEEGRVSAYELHSSGLVQTLLSLLAAPPGPQPPTLRATKLRMQRVAVFKNCFHSKDANKEHNSAKILVHKLVSVLESIEKLPVYLYDTPGSGYGLQILTRRLRFRLEKATGESSLIDRSGRSLKMEPLSTIQQLENHLLKMVAKQWHDHDRSTFTFVKKLKDRNRITFKYQYDFDENGLLYWIGTNAKTCTEWVNPGQYGLVVVTSSNGRNLPYGHLEDILSRDPSALNCHTNDDRRAWFSIDLGVWIIPSAYTLRHARGYGRSALRNWMFQASKDGIIWTTLYAHVDDSSLNEPGSTASWTLEPPADETQGWRHLRLQQIGKNASGQTHYLSVSGFEVYGEVTGVCEDLGRAAREAEAGVRKQRRLIKAQVLRHLVAGARVARGLDWKWRDQDGVPPGEGTVTGELHNGWIDVTWDHGGSNSYRMGAEGKYDLRLVGTGLDTDSGTKSKNGGGVLTGRKSSSTPSLPDCTDTVMRGSVASTDQAASADNLAVKQAVESIAENVLSVARAEAVVAVTGEGGANSTSELSVVLHPRPDTTVTSDLATIVESLALNTDCPANSNSNRASSSSKPFFATVRGNKPGSGLLSLEATEVLDRVREGADRLRNNTNSFLSGELLSLVPVRISVSGELEENSLRIKSVQRHHSGITDAAKECSRDKEASSSTQNTAGGCPVVVTNPMSVSVPNLACSDANNTLEPATASGLLETFTAMARRRTLGGQHIASNSNAGSNSRGPNSVSSLVRLALSPNFPGGLLSTAQSYPSLTSSGQVAGSGVTTTTGPGLGQALTMSLTSTSSDSEQVSLEDFLESCGGIASSSASGGRTTGGPTLLTELEDDEDGVLEEEEDNDENDQEEDDEENEEEGEGCDGDYEDVMVSRNLLAAFVEEETPQNSKRRAWDDEFVLKRQFSALIPAFDPRPGRTNINQTTDLEIPPPGSETQSNTRSGTLPMPKLSLTLKGPGLPGVSDVELALTEPHASIFQQVQELMQLTELGSRQEKLRRIWEPTYTIIYKEAKDEESSGRATPVVTLYSRNTAQNSSVCSVEDVLQLLRHVYVLSTTHDDGKCIDYEELEESTCWVHPDDFTSKKITNKIVQQIQDPLALAAGALPNWCEELARSCPFLLPFETRRLYFSCTAFGASRSIVWLQTQRDAVLERQRAPGLSPRRDDIHEFRVGRLKHERVSVPRGEKLLDWAEQVMKVHASRKSILEVEFVGEEGTGLGPTLEFFALVAAELQRKDLGLWLCDDENSPDTDQSRVSGDQVRSPGYYVTRPSGLFPAPLPQDSAACDRAVRYFWFLGVFLAKVLQDNRLVDLPLSRPFLKLMCHGDITSNVNEKIGLSGVTQESISSSMSSSFISEEDEADTAYSSLEPPSWCAGLLDIEDLVLVDPVRGEFLKEVQTAIAKRDRTLSDGRNSTDEETTLNITHSSGMSVPIEDLSLTMTYSPSSKIFAYNQVELIEGGAEISVTMENAREYAETTINFCLDRGISRQLESFKSGFSKVFPMEKLHAFSPEEVRAMLCGEQNPQWTREDLLNYTEPKLGYTRESPGFQRFVNVLLSLTGSERKAFLQFATGCSALPPGGLCNLHPRLTVVRKVDAGSGGYPSVNTCVHYLKLPEYPTEEILKERLLAATRERGFHLN; this comes from the exons ATGGAATACTGTGCACAACGGTACGTTTCCCTCT ATTTTCAGTTTGAGGTATACTTAGGTAATTGGTGCTATAAAACTTACAAG atGGCTGATGTTGATCCTGAAACTTTATTGGAATGGCTCAGTATGGGCCAAGGAGATGAAAGAGACATGCAGTTAATTGCTTTAGAGCAATTGTGCATGTTATTGCTCATGTCTGATAATGTTGATCGATGCTTTGAATG ctgTCCTCCACGCACATTTCTTCCTGcattatgtagaatttttttgGATGAACTTGCACCAGATAGTGTTTTAGAAGTGACAGCTAGAGCTATTACATATTACTTTGATCTTTCACCAGAATGTATACGCAGAGTAATAGCCATGGAAGGTGCTGTGAAAGCTATTTGCAGTCGTTTATCTGGAGCTGGATTAGGTTCTAGAACTAGTAGGGACCTAGCTGAACAATGCATAAag GCATTAGAACTTGTCTGTGCAAGGGAAGCTGGTGCTGTGCTCGAAGCTGGTGGCCTCCCTTGTGCTTTATGCTTTATTCGGGAGCATGGAGCTCTTGTTCACAGGGATACACTACATTCAGCAATGGCTGTGGTGACCCGTTTATGTGGGAAAGTAGAACCTCAAGATAAATCTTTGCCAGATTGCGTTGAAGCTTTATCAATGTTACTTAGACATGAAGATGCACATGTTGCTGATGGAGCACTCCGTTGTTTTGCATCATTGGCTGATAGATTTTCAAGAAGAAACACGGATCCTGCTCCATTAGCCTCCCATGGACTAGTTTCTGAACTTTTGTATag GTTATCAAATGCAGCAGGGCCTGGTACATCAATAGCAACTACTTCTGGAAATCCAAAAACACCTCCACCATCTAGCACAGCTACAACACTTCCTACTCCTGAAGCAAATTCTTGCGCATCTGTTTCTACTATAATTAGTCTTCTATCAACACTTTGCAGAGGATCACCATCTATAACTCATGACCTTTTACGTTCTGAACTACCAGACGCGATTGAGAAAGCTTTAAAAGGAGATGAACGATGTGCACTTGATTCCATGAGATTAGTTGATTTATTGTTAGTTTTACTATTTGAAGGAAGGTCAGCATTAGGCCGCAATACAAGCGGTGGTCCATCCGGTCCCGTGTTACCACGATTTAGGCGCCCAGAAAGCGCTGGTGAAAAATCTCACAGACAGTTGATTGATTGCATTCGGTCAAAGGACACGGATGCGTTAATAGAAGCCATAGATTCTGGAGGCATTGGAGTTAATTTTATGGATGATGTTGGACAAACATTGCTTAATTGGGCATCCGCATTCGGAACTCAAGAAATGGTTGAATTCCTGTGTGATAGAGGAGCAGATGTTAATAAAGGTCAAAGATCGTCTAGTCTACATTATGCTGCTTGTTTTGGAAGACCAGCTATTGCTAAAGTATTACTTAGACATGGGGCAAACCCTGATTTGCGAGATGAAGATGGGAAAACGCCATTGGATAAAGCTAGAGAACGTGTAGATGAAGGTCATAGAGAAGTTGCCGCTATATTACAATCTCCTGGAGAATGGATGTTGCCAAATCAAGAACATAGGAAGCCAGAAACAGAAGCAGAATTCACAGAACCTAAAGGTGATCCTGAAATGGCTCCAGTATACTTGAAAAGATTATTGCCAGTATTCTGTGCAACATTTCAGTCATCTATGTTGCCAAGCATTAGGAAAGCCAGTTTAAGTTTAATCAGGAAGATGGTGCATTATATTCAACCAGAATTACTTATTGAAACATGTGGTTCTGATAGAATGGGAAGCTGTGGTGCTATGCTTGTAGAAGTAATTGCCAATGTATTGGACAATGAG GAGCTTGAGATAAAAGCACCATCACCACCACCTCCGCCTCTCAAGCCGATAATTGGCCCAAAATTGCGTTGTCTCGCATCGCGCAAGTCTTCCAGTTCCCTGAACTACATTGTTGATAAGACG GAGGATGAGGATGGACACTTAGTGGTTTTGCAAATGATACAAGATTTGATGATAAAAGGCAAAGATGAATTTCTAGAACATTTTGCTCGTTTGGGAGTTTTTTCAAAAGTTGCTGCATTGGCTGGACCACAAGAGGCTGTCCCAGAACCAGAAGCAGAATCAAATCAATCTGAAGAACAAAGAATGGAAGATGCGAGAGAACTTTTAATTGGAAGAGCTTACCATTGGAGAGATTGGTGTATTTGTAGAGGTCGTGATTGCCTATATGTCTGGTCTGATGCAGCAGCTTTAGAACTATCAAATGGAAGTAATGGATGGTTTAGATTTATACTCGATGGAAAATTAGCAACGATGTATTCTAGCGGCAGTCCAGAAGGCGGGACAGACACATCAG GAAAGGGGAGGAACACAGAGTCGCTTACCACTGAAG AAAACCGTGGCGagtttttggaaaaattacaaagagcGCGAAGTCAAGTTAAACCAAATTCTGCGAGTCAACCTGTACTTTCACGTCCTGGTACGACTCGCCTAGTGGTAGGAAATTGGGCATTATCTAGTAGAAAAGAGAGTGAATTGTGCATACATAATAGCGATGGTCAACAACAAGCAACAATTTTACGAGAAGACTTACCAGGATTTATTTTTGAATCAAATCGTGGTACTAAGCATTCCTTTACAGCAGAAACAAGTTTGG gtCCAGAATTTGCAGCAGGTTGGGCCggtaaaagaggaaaaagattGAGATCTAAAATTGAAGCTATTAAACAAAAAGTTAAAGTACAAGCTCAAGATATTTATGAATGTTATTTTAAGGCTGCTCAAGCGCAGCCACGTGGAGTAGTTGCTAAACTAGGAGCTATTGTTAGTCAAATAGAAAAAGCTTGTCAAAAACAACAATCGGGAAATCGAGAGTGGCGTAATATACTACAAAGTGCACTGGAAGAActtaaagatttattaaacgaGGAAGGGAGAGTTTCTGCATACGAACTTCATTCTAGCGGGCTTGTGCAAACTTTACTTTCATTATTAGCAGCTCCACCAGGACCACAACCACCTACATTACGAGCAACAAAACTCAGGATGCAAAGAGTGGCAGTATTTAAAAACTGTTTTCACTCAAAAGACGCTAATAAAGAGCATAATTCTGCTAAAATTCTAGTCCATAAATTGGTTTCAGTTTTAGAatctattgaaaaattaccTGTTTACTTGTATGATACACCAGGTTCAGGTTATGGcttacaaattttaacaagAAGATTGCGTTTTCGATTGGAAAAGGCAACTGGTGAAAGTTCTTTAATTGATAGATCTGGTCGAAGTTTAAAAATGGAACCATTAAGTACTATACAACAATTAGAAAACCATTTATTGAAAATGGTAGCAAAGCAATGGCATGATCACGATAGGTCAACGTTTACATTTGTTAAGAAactaaaagatagaaatagaataacttttaaatatcagTATGATTTTGATGAAAATGGATTGTTGTATTGGATTGGTACAAATGCAAAAACTTGTACCGAATGGGTTAATCCCGGTCAATATGGTTTAGTCGTCGTTACATCGAGTAATGGAAGAAATCTTCCATATGGCCACCTTGAAGATATCTTAAGTCGAGATCCATCAGCATTAAACTGTCATACAAACGATGATAGGCGTGCATGGTTTTCGATTGATTTAGGAGTTTGGATTATTCCAAGCGCTTACACATTGAGGCACGCAAGAGGCTATGGTAGAAGTGCCTTGCGGAATTGGATGTTTCAAGCATCAAAGGATGGTATTATTTGGACAACATTATACGCTCATGTAGATGATTCATCATTGAATGAGCCTGGTAGTACAGCTAGTTGGACATTAGAGCCACCAGCCGATGAAACACAGGGCTGGCGTCATTTAAGATTACAACAAATTGGAAAGAATGCTTCTGGTCAAACGCATTATTTATCTGTATCTGGATTTGAAGTTTATGGAGAAGTTACTGGAGTTTGCGAAGATTTGGGACGTGCAGCTAGAGAAGCTGAAGCTGGAGTTCGAAAACAACGAAGATTAATTAAAGCTCAAGTTCTTCGTCATTTAGTCGCTGGCGCTAGAGTGGCTAGAGGTTTGGACTGGAAATGGAGAGATCAAGATGGTGTCCCACCTG gCGAAGGCACAGTAACAGGGGAATTACACAATGGTTGGATAGATGTAACATGGGATCACGGTGGTTCTAATTCTTATAGAATGGGTGCAGAAGGAAAATACGACTTAAGATTAGTTGGTACCGGTCTTGATACGGATAGTGgaacaaaaagtaaaaatggtGGCGGAGTTTTAACAGGACGAAAATCCAGTAGTACTCCTAGTTTACCAGATTGTACTGATACTGTGATGCGTGGTTCAGTAGCTTCTACAGATCAAGCAGCAAGTGCAGATAATTTAGCAGTTAag cAAGCCGTTGAGTCGATAGCTGAAAATGTGTTGTCGGTTGCTCGCGCTGAAGCGGTTGTTGCTGTAACTGGTGAAGGTGGGGCAAATTCAACAAGCGAATTGTCCGTTGTATTACATCCTAGGCCTGACACTACTGTGACAAGTGATCTGGCAACAATTGTTGAGAGTCTCGCCCTTAACACTGATTGTCCTGCCAATAGTAACAGCAATCGAGCATCTAGTAGTTCAAAACCATTTTTTGCAACTGTGCGAGGAAATAAG ccAGGGTCAGGCCTATTGAGTCTTGAAGCCACTGAAGTGTTGGATCGTGTCAGAGAAGGAGCCGACAGATTACGCAATAATACTAATAGTTTTTTGAGTGGAGAATTACTTAGTTTAGTGCCTGTTAGAATCAGTGTGTCAGGTGAACTAGAAGAGAATTCATTAAGAATTAAATCTGTTCAGAGGCATCACTCCGGAATTACTGATg CTGCCAAAGAATGTAGTCGGGACAAAGAAGCTAGCTCATCTACACAAAATACGGCAGGTGGATGTCCTGTTGTTGTTACCAATCCTATGTCTGTGTCTGTTCCTAACCTTGCTTGCTCTGATGCTAACAATACTTTGGAACCAGCAACTGCATCTGGTTTATTAGAAACCTTCACTGCAATGGCGCGAAGACGAACATTGG GTGGACAACATATTGCTTCCAACTCTAATGCTGGTTCAAATTCACGTGGACCCAACTCTGTATCGAGTTTAGTTCGACTTGCCTTGAGTCCTAATTTTCCTGGAGGTTTACTTAGTACTGCTCAAAGTTATCCAAGTTTAACCAGTAGTGGTCAAGTAGCTGGTAGTGGTGTTACGACAACGACTGGACCCGGCCTAGGACAAGCACTTACAATGTCATTGACTAGTACAAGTAGTGATAGTGAACAG GTTAGTCTTGAAGACTTTCTGGAATCTTGCGGAGGTATTGCAAGTTCTAGTGCTAGTGGAGGTAGAACAACAGGTGGACCAACTCTTTTGACTGAATTAGAAGACGATGAAGATGGCGTCCttgaagaggaagaagacAACGATGAAAATGATCAAGAA GAAGAtgatgaagaaaatgaagaagaaggagagggTTGTGATGGTGATTATGAAGATGTAATGGTAAGTCGTAATCTTCTAGCAGCGTTTGTGGAAGAAGAAACCCCTCAAAATAGCAAGAGACGTGCGTGGGATGATGAGTTTGTTTTGAAACGGCAATTCTCTGCTCTGATTCCTGCCTTTGATCCACGACCTGGACGAACTAATATTAATCAG accACTGATTTGGAGATTCCACCACCTGGTAGTGAAACCCAGTCAAATACACGCTCAGGCACATTGCCAATGCCGAAACTTTCTCTAACACTAAAGGGACCAGGCCTTCCTGGGGTATCAGATGTTGAACTAGCTCTTACAGAACCACACGCTAGCATTTTCCAACAAGTACAAGAATTAATGCAACTGACAGAATTGGGTAGTCGacaagaaaaattaagaagaatatGGGAACCAACttacac tataatatataaagaagCAAAGGACGAAGAATCATCTGGAAGAGCAACACCAGTTGTTACATTATATTCTCGTAATACAGCACAAAATTCTTCAGTATGTAGTGTAGAGGATGTATTGCAACTATTAAGGCATGTTTATGTATTAAGCACTACTCATGATGATGGTAAATGCATCGATTATGAAGAACTTGAGGAATCAACATGTTGGGTTCATCCAGATGACTTTActtcaaagaaaattacaaacaagATAGTACAACAAATTCAAGATCCTCTAGCATTAGCTGCCGGGGCACTACCAAATTGGTGCGAAGAACTAGCAAGAAGTTGTCCATTTTTATTACCCTTTGAAACTAGACGATTGTACTTTAGTTGTACTGCCTTCGGAGCCTCGCGATCCATTGTGTGGCTTCAAACACAAAGGGATGCTGTTCTTGAAAGACAAAGAGCACCAGGTTTAAGCCCACGACGTGATGACATTCATGAGTTCCGCGTTGGGAGACTTAAACACGAAAGAGTTAGTGTACCTAGGGGAGAGAAACTATTAGACTGGGCAGAACAAGTAATGAAG gTACATGCAAGTCGGAAGAGCATACTAGAAGTGGAATTTGTGGGCGAAGAAGGAACTGGTCTTGGACCAACATTAGAGTTCTTTGCACTAGTTGCTGCTGAATTACAACGTAAAGACTTAGGTTTATGGTTATGTGATGATGAAAACTCGCCTGATACGGATCAATCTCGAGTTTCTGGAGATCAGGTTCGATCGCCTGGATATTATGTAACTCGACCGAGTGGACTGTTTCCTGCTCCTTTACCACAAGATTCTGCAGCTTGTGATCGTGCTGTTCGATATTTCTGGTTTTTGGGCGTGTTCTTGGCGAAAGTTTTGCAGGATAACAGATTAGTAGATTTACCATTATCCCGTCCTTTCCTAAAATTAATGTGTCACGGAGACATCACAAGCAATGTAAATGAAAAGATTGGTCTTAGTGGTGTAACACAAGAAAGTATATCTTCAAGTATGTCGAGTAGCTTTATATCCGAAGAGGATGAAGCAGATACTGCATACTCTTCGTTAGAACCACCTTCTTGGTGTGCTGGATTATTGGATATTGAAGATCTAGTACTTGTCGATCCAGTAAGAGGTGAATTCTTGAAAGAGGTACAAACGGCAATTGCCAAGCGTGATAGAACGCTTTCTGATGGTCGTAATTCTACCGACGAAGAAACAACTTTAAATATTACTCATTCATCCGGAATGTCAGTGCCTATTGAAGATTTGTCTTTGACGATGACATATTCTCCAAGTTCGAAAATCTTTGCATATAATCAGGTAGAATTAATAGAAGGAGGTGCGGAGATTTCAGTTACTATGGAAAATGCAAGAGAATACGCTGAGACGACAATTAATTTCTGCCTTGATCGAGGAATTTCAAGACAACTAGAATCGTTTAAATCTGGTTTTTCAAAAGTCTTCCCAATGGAAAAACTTCATGCTTTCAGTCCGGAAGAAGTAAGGGCTATGCTTTGCGGAGAACAAAACCCACAATGGACCAGAGAGGACCTGCTAAATTATACTGAGCCAAAACTAGGTTACACAAGAGAAAG TCCTGGTTTCCAAAGATTTGTCAATGTTTTACTTTCATTGACTGGTTCTGAAAGGAAGGCTTTCTTACAATTTGCTACTGGATGTTCAGCTTTACCTCCTGGGGGATTATGTAATTTACATCCTAGATTGACTGTTGTGCGGAAAGTAGATGCTGGTTCAGGTGGTTATCCCTCTGTTAACACCTGTgttcattatttaaaattaccaGAATATCCTACTGAAGAGATACTTAAAGAAAGACTCTTGGCAGCAACTAGAGAGAGAGGATTTCACTTAAATTAA